The Nitrospira sp. sequence GCCGCCTGGCCCGACAGTACCACCCGGATCTCCACGCGGGCGCTAAGAAGGCCGAAATGGAGAAAAAATTCAAGGAACTCAACGAAGCACAGGAAGTGCTCACCGACCCGGACAAACGCAAAAAATACGATCAGTTTGGAACAGAGTGGGAACAGGCGCAGGCCTTCCAGAGAGCCCGCCAGCCGTCAGGAGGCCGAGGCGGGTTTGGAGGACCATGGGGGTTCGACGGGGAATCCGGCAGCCAAGGAAGCGGCGGTTCCGGGAGTGAGCAATTTTCCGACTTTTTTGAGAGTATTTTTGGAAGCCGCGGCCGTAGCGGAACCGGACGTAGTGGGTTCGCGATGCCGGGCGAAGACCTTGAATCCGAAGTCCAGTTGACCCTGCGGGAAGTGCTGACCGGCGTGATCAAGCGCGTCAACCTGCGTGAACCTCAAACATGCTCCACCTGCCAGGGCAGCGGTTCCGTACGAGGGCGATCGTGCGGCACCTGCCAGGGAACCGGTATGACCAGCGAGTATAAGACCATTGAAGTTCGGATTCCGGCCGGGGTGCAAGATGGGACGCGGGTCAGGGTTGCCGGAAAGGGCCAGCCCGGAGCGAACGGCGGCAAGCGTGGCGATCTGTATCTTCACGTGGTGATCCCTCCAGATCCGATCTTTCGTCGACAAGGCTCGGACGTGCATGTCACGTTGCCGATCTATCCCTGGG is a genomic window containing:
- a CDS encoding DnaJ domain-containing protein codes for the protein MAAVPRDYYQILGIPRTASPDDIKKAYRRLARQYHPDLHAGAKKAEMEKKFKELNEAQEVLTDPDKRKKYDQFGTEWEQAQAFQRARQPSGGRGGFGGPWGFDGESGSQGSGGSGSEQFSDFFESIFGSRGRSGTGRSGFAMPGEDLESEVQLTLREVLTGVIKRVNLREPQTCSTCQGSGSVRGRSCGTCQGTGMTSEYKTIEVRIPAGVQDGTRVRVAGKGQPGANGGKRGDLYLHVVIPPDPIFRRQGSDVHVTLPIYPWEAALGADVTAPTLAEPVKVKVPPGSKADGKLRLKGKGLPSATGGHGDLFLTLQIVMPTTATEEERVLYERLSKQRHPDPRMELLYTAQRR